The DNA region GCGATCCCGCGTTTCTTGACAGGGCCACCTTCTCTCCGCCATCATGGCGGTTACCCTTATCGAAGCTGGAGGCTGCCATGAAGCGGTTGGTCAAGGTCTACGACACCACGCTCCGGGACGGCACGCAGGGGGAAGGCGTCGCCTTCTCGATGGAGGACAAGGTCCGCATCGCCCAGCGGCTGGACGCGCTCGGCATCCACTACATCGAGGCTGGCTGGCCCGGATCCAACCCCAAGGATCTGCGCTTCTTCAAGCGCGTCCAGGACGCGGTGTTCAAGACCGCGAAGATCACGGCGTTCGGGGCCACGCGGCGCCCCGGCGTGCGCGCGGAGGAGGACACCAACCTGCAAGCGCTGGTCGAGGCCGGGCCGCCCGTCGTCACCATCTTCGGGAAGTCCTGGGACTTCCACGTGACCCATGCCCTCGGGACCACGCTCGAAGAGAACCTGGCGATGATCGGCGAGTCGATCCGCTTCCTCCTCAAGCACTTCGAAGAGGTGATCTACGACGCCGAGCATTTCTTCGACGGCTTCAAGCGCAACCGGGAGTACGCGCTTCGCACGCTTCTCACCGCCGAAGCCGCCGGTGCCCACTGTCTCGTTCTCTGCGACACCAACGGCGGAAGCCTGCCCTACGAGATCACCGAGATCCTCCGAGAGGTGAAGAAGATGGTGAAGCCGGCGACGCCGCTCGGTATCCACGTGCACAACGACACCGAATGCGCGGTCGCCAACTCGCTCGCCGCGGTCGCGGAGGGCGTGAACCACGTCCAGGGCACGATCAACGGCTACGGTGAGCGGTGCGGCAACGCCAACCTCGTGTCGATCATCCCGAACATCGTGCTCAAGATGGGGCTTCAGTGCATCCCGGAGGGGAATCTGCGCGAGCTTCGTGA from Candidatus Rokuibacteriota bacterium includes:
- a CDS encoding citramalate synthase yields the protein MKRLVKVYDTTLRDGTQGEGVAFSMEDKVRIAQRLDALGIHYIEAGWPGSNPKDLRFFKRVQDAVFKTAKITAFGATRRPGVRAEEDTNLQALVEAGPPVVTIFGKSWDFHVTHALGTTLEENLAMIGESIRFLLKHFEEVIYDAEHFFDGFKRNREYALRTLLTAEAAGAHCLVLCDTNGGSLPYEITEILREVKKMVKPATPLGIHVHNDTECAVANSLAAVAEGVNHVQGTINGYGERCGNANLVSIIPNIVLKMGLQCIPEGNLRELR